The Lewinella sp. 4G2 nucleotide sequence CTCTGCCGCCTGCCGCGCTTTCCACTGCTCCAACTTCCGAGCGGCGCGGTAGGACCGGAACTGATTCCGAGAGAGAAACCCTAAGAACAGCGCGGGCGCTCCCGGCGCAAAGCTTTTGATGGTCATGTTCTCACCATCCGTGAAGTAGAAGTAGGCAGCTGCAATCAGGAAGCCGGCAAAAACCAGCGCGAAGAGCCCCAAGGCGATGCCGGTGATCAAATGTTTACGCGCCATGATTAAGTTCTAGGGTTACGTTTAGTGAGGATTCGGTACTGAGGTTAACGACGGCCTAACAAGTACCACGCCATCAAGCCCCCAAAAATATCAATTGCCGTATGGAGTAGGATCAATGGCCACAGGGTTTCGGTCCTTAGGTAAAAGAAGCCAAACAGGATGGCCATAACCACAATTTTCAGGACGGCCTTCCAACCTTGATAAAAATGCCCCAAACCGAAAGCCACCGCCGGTATTAACATCGCACCTGCGACAGCGCCCGTACCATCTCCGAAGAGTTCCAACAGATAAGTGATCATGAAACCGCGGTAAACGATCTCTTCGCCAATGCCCGCCGCAAAAGCCAGAAATATGAAGTTGAGGAATTGGGTTGCGGAGGATGGCAGAAAACCCAGTTTGCGGAATCCCTTTCGCGTTTCTTCCCGCCGCTCCGCACTTCCCGCCTCCAGGAGGACATCGAGTAAGTAAAGACCAACGAAAGCGGATAGAACGATGACTGCCGTCAGATCATACGGTTGCTTCCCCCACCCAAGACCAATCTCCGTAAGCGGCCGGCCGGCAAACCACCAACCCGCCAGGACTAGGGCAGCCATCGTAAATAGCAGACCTCCGTTACTGTAGTAAAGGTGGGTTTTCATCCGCTGCGTCCAGTGAATACGCTTACTGCTCTTTGCGCGGCGGTAGCTCGTCACGAATAAGATGGCCGGGAAGACGATGCCCAGCAGAACGAAGAGGATGTGCAGATGAAGTTGGATAGGAGTCGGACTAGCGAATGAGCCATGAAAAGGTGCGGCCACCCACCATTGTTGAACGGCTTGCGGCGGGGAAGTAAAATAACGACATTCTTTTCCGCAAAGTGCGAACGCACCCCACGAACACGCTGAGCGGCGGGCTGTTTGAGGGGGCATTAACCAATTAATCTACCGGCCATGACCAGATTTTTGCTCAGCTCACTGTTCGTTTTGACCTTCACCACCGCCGCCTTCGCCCAGTCCTTCGGCTTGCGGGTAGGCGCCAATGCTACTGACGCCAGCTACGAACGGGAAAGCAACACCATCGAAACCGAAGGGGAGACCAACCTCATGCTGGGCATCTTCCTCAATATTCCGCTCGGTACTGATTTGATCTCTTTGCAGCCAGAGGTAAACTACCTCAACAAGGGCTACAGTTTTGAAAACGGCGTCTCTATCGGTGGCAACTCGGTTTCTTTCGACCGGACGCTCAGCTACGTCGACCTCGGCGTACTGGCGCGCCTCAACCT carries:
- a CDS encoding CPBP family intramembrane glutamic endopeptidase encodes the protein MAAPFHGSFASPTPIQLHLHILFVLLGIVFPAILFVTSYRRAKSSKRIHWTQRMKTHLYYSNGGLLFTMAALVLAGWWFAGRPLTEIGLGWGKQPYDLTAVIVLSAFVGLYLLDVLLEAGSAERREETRKGFRKLGFLPSSATQFLNFIFLAFAAGIGEEIVYRGFMITYLLELFGDGTGAVAGAMLIPAVAFGLGHFYQGWKAVLKIVVMAILFGFFYLRTETLWPLILLHTAIDIFGGLMAWYLLGRR
- a CDS encoding porin family protein: MTRFLLSSLFVLTFTTAAFAQSFGLRVGANATDASYERESNTIETEGETNLMLGIFLNIPLGTDLISLQPEVNYLNKGYSFENGVSIGGNSVSFDRTLSYVDLGVLARLNLGSDDGLGFYVGAGPQFSYAVSGQVTVIDVMGETERDVDFDVDNLNRSELQVTGVAGLTFNLGIKFFVEGRYNGALTNQSDQGPDEIRQRSIGINGGIMVPLR